The following are encoded together in the Methanobacterium petrolearium genome:
- the purQ gene encoding phosphoribosylformylglycinamidine synthase subunit PurQ: MKVGIIRFPGSNCDRDVFCALELAGGQPEYVWWNQRDLSNFDAIVIPGGFSYGDYLRAGAIAAITPVIEGIKEVVKDEKPVLGICNGAQILAEVGLVPGVFTLNQKAQFICEWVELEVKTNRTPFTHLYQENEVIKMPIAHAEGRYYTEYIDQLHDQDQIVLGFKGNNPNGSMESITGVCDPEGLVCAVMPHPERASESILGSDDGLKFFKGIINY; the protein is encoded by the coding sequence ATGAAAGTGGGGATCATACGCTTCCCTGGCTCTAACTGTGACCGGGATGTATTCTGCGCCCTGGAGTTGGCTGGTGGCCAACCAGAGTATGTATGGTGGAACCAGAGAGATCTATCCAACTTCGATGCAATCGTTATCCCTGGAGGATTTTCCTACGGAGACTATCTCAGGGCAGGAGCCATAGCAGCAATCACCCCAGTAATTGAAGGAATTAAAGAGGTTGTGAAGGATGAAAAACCAGTTTTAGGCATTTGTAACGGTGCCCAGATACTGGCAGAAGTGGGACTGGTCCCAGGAGTCTTCACCTTAAACCAAAAGGCCCAATTCATCTGTGAATGGGTGGAACTTGAGGTTAAAACCAACAGAACACCATTCACTCACCTGTACCAGGAAAACGAAGTCATCAAAATGCCCATTGCCCACGCTGAAGGCAGGTATTACACTGAATATATTGACCAGCTCCATGATCAGGATCAGATAGTTCTCGGATTCAAAGGAAATAATCCTAATGGTTCAATGGAATCCATTACTGGAGTATGTGATCCTGAAGGATTGGTTTGTGCCGTTATGCCCCATCCAGAAAGAGCCTCAGAATCAATCTTAGGATCAGATGATGGTTTGAAGTTTTTCAAGGGCATTATTAATTATTAA
- the recJ gene encoding single-stranded-DNA-specific exonuclease RecJ, with amino-acid sequence MTVIPNTMNKSLSKAHEIVKNAEDVKIYSHIDCDGISSGAILSSTLDRLEIDHEIEFISLDMIPDLKKENELTIFSDLGSGQNLDHFKTSESRVLILDHHPPLRKVSDEKGFLEVNPHYHGIDGSFEVSGGGMCYLLAKTFQFYDLSWIGVLSAIGDMQNNLSGKLVGVNQEIVKDSVNRGMLESASDLAIYGRQTRPLFVALSYFGDVNLPITNNRNEAIQLLKKLDIPIKNGKKERTLYDLTIDEKRRLFNELVRMMSRAVPPRYVKYVPRLVSGDYYEFLREEKYSPLRDASEFSTAINACSRHKNPEIALKVIKGDRSSSLDEMEELGKQHRSYLAQKMEWIQEEDRIKSLKNLQYFHGNGIKSEVIGTIAGMILSYGDWKKPMLGFTSINEENDNLKVSLRCSRLLAFDGINFGQMISKVASKVGGSGGGHSTACGAYIPLDKEEKFLEIFNESLNGII; translated from the coding sequence ATGACCGTTATTCCGAATACTATGAATAAATCACTGTCTAAGGCCCATGAAATAGTCAAAAATGCAGAAGATGTTAAAATATATAGCCACATAGACTGTGATGGCATATCATCAGGAGCAATTTTGTCATCAACCCTTGACCGCCTGGAAATAGATCATGAAATAGAATTCATAAGCCTGGATATGATTCCCGATTTAAAAAAAGAGAATGAACTTACCATATTCTCTGATCTGGGTTCAGGGCAAAATCTGGATCATTTCAAAACCTCAGAGTCCCGAGTTCTTATCCTGGATCATCATCCCCCATTAAGGAAAGTTTCAGACGAAAAGGGTTTTTTGGAGGTAAATCCCCATTATCATGGTATTGATGGTTCTTTCGAAGTTTCAGGTGGAGGTATGTGTTACCTTCTGGCTAAAACGTTCCAATTTTATGATTTGAGTTGGATTGGTGTTTTGAGTGCCATAGGCGACATGCAAAACAATTTATCAGGGAAACTAGTGGGTGTTAATCAAGAAATAGTTAAAGATAGCGTTAATAGGGGTATGTTAGAATCAGCCAGTGATCTGGCTATATATGGAAGGCAGACCCGGCCCCTATTTGTGGCTCTTTCCTATTTTGGTGATGTTAATCTCCCAATTACCAATAACCGTAATGAAGCCATCCAATTATTAAAAAAACTGGATATTCCAATTAAAAATGGTAAAAAAGAACGTACCCTCTACGATCTTACTATCGATGAAAAGAGAAGACTTTTCAATGAACTGGTTAGAATGATGAGCCGGGCTGTACCTCCTCGTTATGTTAAATACGTTCCCCGTCTGGTTTCAGGGGACTACTATGAATTTCTGAGAGAAGAAAAATATTCACCACTACGTGATGCCAGTGAGTTTTCCACAGCCATAAATGCTTGCAGTAGACATAAAAATCCTGAAATAGCCTTAAAAGTTATTAAAGGTGATAGAAGTAGCAGTTTGGATGAAATGGAAGAGTTAGGCAAACAACACCGCAGTTACCTTGCACAGAAGATGGAGTGGATCCAGGAAGAAGATCGTATAAAAAGTTTGAAAAACCTGCAGTACTTCCATGGGAACGGAATAAAAAGTGAGGTCATTGGTACCATAGCCGGCATGATTTTAAGTTATGGTGACTGGAAAAAACCTATGCTAGGTTTTACCAGTATAAATGAAGAAAATGATAATTTAAAAGTTTCACTGCGTTGTTCCCGGCTTTTAGCCTTTGATGGAATCAATTTCGGCCAGATGATAAGCAAGGTGGCATCAAAGGTAGGGGGTAGTGGTGGTGGTCACTCTACAGCCTGTGGTGCCTACATCCCCCTGGACAAAGAGGAAAAATTTCTGGAAATATTCAATGAATCTCTGAATGGAATCATTTAA
- a CDS encoding uroporphyrinogen-III synthase has product MNKSEGFKGKTIAITRPIERAQPAVEIVKDNGGIPLVVPTLELEAFPSKSLIYLCSEAQNLDWIIFTSPASLKSLFKYCNDFKENLNPECQVAVIGPRTERVLNKYGLNTDIMPDDYTAEGLLKEFQKIDIKDKKIGVPRTFKARDVLPEGLKNMGATVILAEAYKSIQPKDKSKVETLIDDVIKGNIDAITFTSPLTVTNLFEMAGNKKNRLIENLKDEKIMVAVIGPITQKPLNNMGIESIAPNKYTVKDMLMKLMDEMKGMT; this is encoded by the coding sequence ATGAACAAATCAGAAGGATTTAAAGGTAAAACTATTGCCATAACCCGGCCTATAGAAAGGGCACAACCCGCAGTTGAGATAGTTAAAGACAACGGGGGCATTCCATTGGTGGTTCCTACACTGGAACTTGAGGCTTTCCCCAGTAAATCCTTAATATATCTTTGTTCTGAGGCCCAAAATCTTGATTGGATAATATTCACATCCCCTGCATCACTGAAATCATTGTTCAAATACTGTAACGATTTCAAAGAAAATCTTAATCCTGAATGTCAGGTTGCAGTTATAGGACCCCGCACAGAAAGGGTTTTGAATAAATATGGGTTGAACACCGATATTATGCCTGATGATTATACTGCTGAAGGACTTCTGAAAGAGTTCCAGAAGATTGATATAAAAGATAAAAAAATAGGGGTTCCACGGACATTTAAAGCGAGAGATGTGCTTCCTGAAGGCTTGAAGAACATGGGGGCCACTGTTATTTTGGCAGAGGCATATAAATCAATCCAGCCTAAGGATAAAAGTAAAGTTGAAACACTTATCGATGATGTCATTAAGGGAAATATAGATGCAATAACCTTTACCAGCCCCCTTACTGTTACCAACCTTTTTGAAATGGCTGGAAATAAAAAAAATAGATTAATAGAAAATTTAAAAGATGAAAAAATCATGGTGGCAGTTATTGGCCCCATAACCCAGAAACCCCTGAATAATATGGGAATAGAATCCATTGCACCCAATAAGTACACTGTAAAAGACATGCTTATGAAATTAATGGATGAAATGAAGGGTATGACTTAA
- the purC gene encoding phosphoribosylaminoimidazolesuccinocarboxamide synthase — MNLDKENLLYRGKAKDVYQTNHPQQVMVKFRDDITAGDGAKKEVMGMKGYYNSLISAKLFMLLEDAGIKTQYIDLPEPGFMLSHKLDMIPLEVITRNIAAGSLLRRFPFQEGQTFNPPIIQMDFKNDEYHDPMLNDDIIHALGIASNQDLEIIRKITMKINQVIKDFLESRGLLFPDFKIEFGRDYMGNIVLGDEISPDTCRFWDQKTRDIMDKDLFRKGESGVIEAYQKVTNIILDEKDKKRWNLDF, encoded by the coding sequence ATGAATCTTGATAAGGAAAATCTCCTGTACCGGGGTAAAGCCAAAGATGTGTACCAGACCAACCACCCTCAGCAAGTTATGGTGAAATTCCGAGACGACATAACAGCTGGTGATGGTGCGAAGAAAGAAGTTATGGGAATGAAGGGTTACTACAATTCCCTGATCTCAGCTAAACTTTTCATGTTATTGGAAGATGCCGGGATAAAAACCCAATACATTGATTTACCTGAACCTGGCTTTATGCTTTCCCATAAACTGGATATGATACCTCTAGAGGTGATAACTAGGAACATCGCCGCAGGAAGTCTCCTAAGGAGATTCCCATTCCAGGAAGGGCAAACTTTCAATCCACCCATCATCCAGATGGACTTTAAAAATGATGAATACCATGACCCCATGTTAAATGATGATATAATTCATGCTCTGGGAATTGCAAGCAATCAGGATCTGGAAATAATCCGCAAAATAACCATGAAAATTAACCAGGTTATAAAAGATTTCCTAGAAAGCAGAGGGTTACTATTCCCTGATTTTAAAATTGAATTCGGTCGAGACTATATGGGGAATATAGTTCTTGGTGATGAGATAAGTCCAGACACCTGTCGTTTCTGGGATCAGAAGACCCGAGACATTATGGATAAAGATCTCTTCAGGAAGGGGGAATCCGGAGTTATTGAAGCTTACCAGAAGGTGACTAACATAATATTGGATGAAAAAGATAAAAAAAGATGGAATTTGGATTTTTGA
- a CDS encoding signal recognition particle protein Srp19: protein MKDEKRTIIWPDYIDSKKTRSEGRKIPKKLSVSSPKIREISQAAKKLGLNPSVEKYKSYPPSWWEKSGRVIVDKKMTKNEVLIKISNLINGSRS from the coding sequence ATGAAGGATGAAAAAAGAACAATCATTTGGCCTGATTATATTGATTCTAAGAAGACCAGATCTGAGGGAAGGAAAATTCCCAAAAAACTATCGGTAAGCTCACCTAAAATACGTGAAATCTCCCAGGCAGCTAAAAAACTGGGTTTGAATCCTTCTGTAGAAAAATATAAATCATATCCTCCCTCATGGTGGGAAAAATCTGGAAGGGTAATTGTGGATAAAAAAATGACTAAAAATGAAGTTCTCATTAAAATCAGCAACTTAATCAATGGCTCCAGATCATAA
- a CDS encoding MarR family transcriptional regulator produces MKVFKKKGELTKFQILAEIAKGQPHLRQKDIADKLGITVQAVSENLKTLVDEGWVETCSGQPRYNITKRGVEKVKIGAIDLRKYADQVLDTMTTYKSVWPALSREDLKEGETVWLKMDEGVLYAGKEKTSAHAKVLHDAKKGEDVALVSLGGTIELKPGFIVIIKLPTINQGGSRVCNLDQIREILEKYPEPFQRVGIMGTVSRALTDKLEIEPDFEFGTPQSAIAAAKRGLNVLVFTVGKMTRSLTKKMDAEGISYVIEDVTDIKK; encoded by the coding sequence ATGAAGGTTTTTAAGAAAAAAGGGGAACTCACCAAGTTTCAAATTTTGGCTGAGATTGCCAAAGGCCAACCACACCTACGTCAGAAGGATATTGCTGATAAATTGGGAATCACAGTCCAGGCAGTTTCAGAAAATTTGAAGACACTGGTTGATGAAGGATGGGTGGAAACATGTAGTGGACAGCCACGTTACAATATAACCAAGCGTGGGGTTGAAAAAGTGAAAATAGGGGCTATTGATCTCCGCAAATATGCTGATCAGGTCCTAGATACCATGACTACATATAAATCTGTGTGGCCGGCCCTTTCCAGGGAAGATTTGAAAGAAGGGGAAACAGTGTGGCTTAAAATGGACGAAGGTGTATTGTACGCCGGAAAAGAAAAAACCTCTGCCCATGCTAAGGTGCTGCACGATGCCAAAAAAGGTGAAGATGTGGCACTGGTAAGCCTAGGCGGTACAATAGAATTGAAACCTGGATTTATTGTTATTATTAAACTCCCTACTATCAACCAAGGTGGTTCCCGGGTTTGTAACCTGGATCAAATTCGAGAAATTTTGGAAAAATATCCAGAACCCTTTCAAAGGGTGGGTATAATGGGTACAGTTTCCAGAGCTCTGACAGATAAACTGGAAATTGAACCTGATTTTGAATTTGGCACCCCCCAATCAGCAATTGCCGCTGCTAAAAGAGGTTTAAACGTGCTAGTCTTTACTGTGGGTAAAATGACCCGAAGTTTAACCAAAAAAATGGATGCCGAAGGAATCAGTTATGTGATTGAAGATGTCACTGACATTAAAAAGTGA
- the cobA gene encoding uroporphyrinogen-III C-methyltransferase, whose product MVVYLVGAGPGDPDLVTLKAIKTLKKADVVVYDRLANEEILNYANGAEMIYVGKRAGAHSKKQDEINEILIQQGKKHGVVVRLKGGDPFVFGRGGEEMLALLKEGISVELVPGVTSAVGVPTTAGLPVTHRGVATSFTVVTGHEDPTKKDKQVKWNYNADTIIILMGVANLEENIQEIMEHKDPKTPVCVIENGTSPDERIVLGTLEDIHQKNINPPALVIIGPVVDVFREIQNNRSEDMA is encoded by the coding sequence ATGGTAGTATATTTAGTAGGAGCAGGCCCAGGAGATCCCGATTTAGTGACTCTTAAGGCTATTAAAACCCTGAAAAAAGCAGATGTGGTGGTTTATGATCGTCTGGCCAATGAGGAAATCCTAAACTACGCTAATGGAGCCGAAATGATCTATGTGGGTAAAAGAGCAGGAGCCCACTCCAAAAAACAGGACGAAATAAACGAGATACTCATCCAACAGGGTAAAAAACATGGAGTAGTAGTTCGGCTTAAGGGAGGAGATCCTTTTGTTTTTGGAAGGGGTGGTGAAGAGATGCTGGCCCTATTAAAGGAAGGAATTTCTGTGGAATTGGTACCTGGAGTAACATCAGCTGTTGGTGTTCCCACTACAGCAGGATTGCCTGTAACCCACAGAGGAGTGGCAACCTCTTTTACTGTGGTAACTGGTCATGAAGATCCCACCAAGAAAGATAAACAGGTTAAATGGAATTATAATGCTGATACAATTATTATTCTCATGGGTGTTGCTAACCTAGAAGAAAATATACAAGAAATAATGGAACATAAGGATCCTAAAACTCCGGTCTGTGTTATTGAGAATGGAACCAGTCCCGATGAAAGGATTGTTCTGGGCACCCTAGAAGACATTCACCAAAAAAATATCAATCCTCCTGCCCTGGTGATTATCGGGCCAGTGGTGGATGTATTTAGAGAAATTCAAAATAATAGGTCAGAGGATATGGCATGA
- the glmS gene encoding glutamine--fructose-6-phosphate transaminase (isomerizing): MCGIVGCILKTNKAAPVLLDCVQRLEYRGYDSVGIATCSSSGIRIKKDRGKIDEVSQKLQLDELPGEMGIGHVRWATHGLPTQENAHPHTDCEGKIAVVHNGILENYKELKDRLEREGHHFTSQTDTEVIAHLIEKYHKQGLSLEEAMNQTIDKLHGSYAFAVISSDEPNKIMGVRKESPLILGLGDGEYFLASDAPAILQHTRKIIYLADHETFIMDDEGVTVKDRDGKVVDKKIENIKWTPEMAQKGGYDHFMLKEIHEQPKAVKNTLFEVSEIEKIVSKFPEFKRITFVACGTSYHASMVGKYLFEGLLGLPTDVMLASEFEFAADALDPESLVIFISQSGETADTLKALKIANKKAETLAIVNVLGSTATREADHVIFTRAGPEIGVAATKTYISQLTCIYLLVACMGRKKWLLEQLQNIPDCMEEVLSYEDEIRKMADKYKDSNDFFFIGRGFSYPTAMEGALKLKEITYIHGEGYAAGELKHGPLALIDDEVPVVAVVPPGKSHDRTLSNVEEVNARGARVIALGASDDDVLNFEAHDMIKFPPEISELLSPLIYVVPLQLLSYHISVARGIDPDKPKNLAKCVTVE; the protein is encoded by the coding sequence GTGTGTGGAATAGTGGGATGTATACTTAAAACTAATAAAGCAGCACCAGTACTCCTGGATTGTGTGCAACGCTTGGAATACAGGGGGTACGATTCAGTGGGTATTGCTACCTGCTCATCATCGGGAATCCGGATAAAAAAAGACAGGGGAAAAATAGACGAAGTTTCACAGAAACTTCAACTAGATGAACTCCCAGGAGAAATGGGCATAGGACATGTTCGTTGGGCTACCCATGGCCTTCCAACCCAGGAAAATGCACACCCTCACACCGATTGTGAGGGAAAAATTGCAGTAGTACACAATGGAATCCTTGAAAACTACAAAGAACTTAAAGATCGTTTAGAACGTGAAGGACACCATTTTACTTCTCAAACCGATACAGAGGTTATTGCCCACCTCATTGAAAAATACCATAAACAGGGGTTAAGTCTTGAGGAAGCCATGAACCAGACCATTGATAAACTCCACGGTTCATATGCATTTGCTGTTATATCCTCTGATGAACCCAATAAAATCATGGGTGTTAGAAAGGAAAGCCCACTGATTCTAGGTTTGGGGGATGGTGAATATTTCCTGGCTTCTGATGCTCCTGCCATATTACAGCACACCAGGAAGATCATCTACTTGGCAGACCATGAAACTTTCATCATGGATGATGAGGGAGTCACTGTTAAAGACCGTGATGGTAAAGTAGTGGACAAAAAGATTGAAAACATTAAGTGGACTCCTGAAATGGCTCAGAAAGGCGGATACGATCATTTCATGTTAAAAGAGATTCATGAACAGCCAAAAGCAGTTAAAAATACCCTATTCGAGGTTTCAGAAATTGAGAAAATCGTCAGCAAATTCCCTGAATTTAAAAGAATCACCTTTGTGGCTTGTGGAACATCATACCATGCTTCCATGGTTGGGAAATATCTTTTTGAAGGACTTTTAGGTCTACCCACTGATGTGATGTTGGCTTCTGAGTTCGAATTTGCTGCAGACGCCCTGGACCCCGAATCCCTGGTTATATTCATCAGCCAGTCAGGAGAAACTGCTGATACATTAAAAGCACTTAAAATAGCCAACAAAAAAGCAGAAACACTGGCCATTGTCAATGTACTTGGCAGCACAGCTACCAGAGAAGCAGATCATGTTATATTCACCCGAGCCGGTCCAGAGATCGGTGTGGCCGCTACAAAAACATATATCAGCCAGTTAACCTGCATATATCTCTTGGTAGCATGCATGGGTCGAAAAAAATGGCTATTAGAACAACTTCAGAATATTCCAGATTGCATGGAAGAAGTACTATCTTATGAGGATGAAATCCGCAAAATGGCTGATAAATACAAAGATTCGAATGATTTTTTCTTCATTGGCAGAGGATTTTCCTATCCCACAGCAATGGAGGGTGCACTAAAACTCAAAGAGATTACATACATTCATGGTGAGGGATACGCTGCTGGAGAGCTTAAACACGGACCATTAGCATTAATTGATGATGAAGTTCCAGTGGTAGCTGTGGTGCCTCCTGGTAAAAGTCATGATCGGACACTCAGTAATGTTGAAGAGGTAAATGCCAGAGGAGCGCGGGTTATAGCCCTGGGAGCATCTGATGATGATGTTCTAAATTTTGAAGCTCATGATATGATAAAATTCCCTCCAGAGATTAGTGAGTTATTATCACCCCTAATTTATGTGGTACCCCTGCAGTTATTATCGTACCATATAAGTGTTGCCAGGGGTATTGATCCGGACAAACCCAAAAACCTGGCTAAATGTGTTACTGTGGAATAA
- the purS gene encoding phosphoribosylformylglycinamidine synthase subunit PurS, translating into MKYNAKVEISLKKGMLNPEASTIQRALALLDYQVEDTSTMETIKFTLEATNPDVAQNQVVEMCERLLCNPVIHDYHIQINPTGD; encoded by the coding sequence ATGAAATACAATGCAAAAGTAGAAATTAGTCTGAAAAAAGGAATGCTAAACCCAGAAGCTTCCACTATCCAGAGGGCACTGGCTCTTTTGGATTACCAGGTGGAAGATACATCTACCATGGAAACTATAAAGTTCACATTGGAAGCAACAAATCCTGATGTGGCCCAAAACCAGGTGGTGGAGATGTGTGAACGGCTGCTCTGCAACCCGGTTATCCACGACTACCATATCCAAATCAATCCCACGGGGGACTAA